tataattgtattcattgtagtcaatttgtatttaagttttaacacgttttatttattattctatttatataatatacatattatttatattagcaGTAACTCAATATTCAATAAGAGCTTTTATGTATTTTGACtaaactaaataaagaaaataaataaaaactccgAAGTCagagaagaaaacaaattctAGATCAAGTTACGAAACTGGTAATCTGGTCACACTTGTGCTAGGGTGACGTCACGCGAATTCGCTGAaaacaaagtaacggtaccatctcattattctctccatcgtggaTCTGTACAATAGCCCTAGGTCAAAATTAATCTTATAATTTTGGTTCGGATGGCAAGACTTTGTATCTactaatggtgctcacactcatcAACATAAACGTACGACCGTATTAGCTGATATGATGTAACTAAtcagagccccatgtaaatgaattctcaccacaGATCCGTTTCGTAATATTGGAGATCGTTGTTTGAACGTAAGTTTACGTTGGTGTGTGTGGGCACCATaaatcttgtaatctatcatctttAGTTAAAAGCTCTACACAGATAAGTGTCATGGTGATTATTACGAATTGGATTTGATACAAGAAAGATAGAAAgaattgcgcccatcagagcgcacgtgacgtcacgtttgctgagttgtgcagtattgccaaccatttgctcttcgcaataaatttagtgcttttttataccgaaaatgcgaaaaaagtttcgtgtttgtttctttttttttaatttaaagctaccgaaactttagttaaaaaacaaactatattattattaaacaaaaaaaggtcactctgagaagattttagtgctaatgaaatttttttcctcctataaaatttgataatttgaaagtgcaaatttaatttttggctccatttaaggttatgcaagaatattaaatattcttctctcaactcttcttaagattcaAAACCTTCTTACacgttttaaaaagcgtttgaacttactgaatgcgaattaaaaccatagaggtgtaatcgtttcttccagaCATATTATAGGATATTATGagttgtattcattgtaaaaataagccacaaaataccaaaaaatactaATGAAACCATACTGGCATTTTTACAAagagagtaccttatctagttacataacttcaaatatagcaaaaagtcgttcccttaacaaaagagtctcgcttaacaaaaaaaactcataaattgaATTGTACATGAgcaaaacacatttatttacaaaaaaacgcacattctacagacaatttgtcacgcatacaaagttctttaagtaacacaataaaaatttcgtgttttattttctttaaatgggcatttagtgcgtttttatatccaaagctaggcaactctgcagtagcgagagagagatttgactgccgaaagcagaagaacaccaacaacaccggcaatcgcgggcaatgccaccagatgttaaaaaaattaaagctaaataaaactgagtgaattatttaaataattattaaaaaatgtaattttataaaattataaacattacttttaattagaacagaaTAGaggaaaatgtcatgaagaaagaactaaaactccgagactaaataacaaaaaatgctaaatcaagttacgaaaatggtaatctggccatactggagctaaaatcacgtaactagttgtctaattcgctgagcgcaaagtaacgggaccacgatccaccatctcattattctttccatcatggattTGATATATTGTAACGTGGGCAATTTTAGGCAAAGTATTTAATGAACTTTGGTGGAGATGTTCGGGAGGGGTTCAGAGATAACTTTTTTAACTCCAAATTACTCCGGAaatagttttgtaaatttttgcctTGAAAGTGAAAACCCCCAAAGTGCCCTCGGGAACTTCGCTAAAGTTTGGcacattataatatatatttttctaaatttcacttAAATTCACTAAATATACACGCACACGCGTTTTTTTACTCATTTGTATACTTGTATTCAAAGaatgtatttcaatgaaaattgaaCGCAAATGCATTTACCAATAtcatcactttccaattttaatcgAGAataagtgcccatttacacgaggagacatctggaagggaaacattttgatcggtggtgaaggacggccgcggaagagagaagggaatttgtctcctgtactggcgacacgctttgctcttcttattcgtatttccaatcttaaagcaatttttgacagttgcttcatttgttttcttcttttgtgggagaaggttctgagttatgtgttggttttcaagcaaacggaagataacaaagatgacaaacatccgaacactgcttgggaaatgcacgattatttttgctagtataatttaaaatatattatggggcatgtttatgttgaattctaattttccctgcatttctagatactcaagttaattatttatgtatgaagtatttttaatttaatttttttcattcaagtacaacaatttataaatatatttaaataaaaaaacaacaaattatttattatttaaccagtttgcatttttcattcatatatttaagaaattgttgacgaacgttttcctctttacatgtaagcgcgtgcgaaaattcatccgaaccagacgatgctaaagcattaaatgtcaaaatgttgccgaaaacaattttgcccgtgtggccgcgaatgagacatgaaaagagaatttccagtgtctcccttccagatgtctcctcgtgtaaatcgggtctaaCAATTCAGTGGAACTGACAACACTATGGTACTGCcagatgcctgcaaatgaaaataaaaatatgaacaaaaatggaGTATTTCTGTTCAGTGTTAATGATAGGGACGGGGATTATTTTGCATCCTTACTGCAGACACGCACATGACGTGGTTTTAACGTGggaagaagttctacgcaaaaatactatgGTGAAGTTGCCGAACTGAATaggattacttttttttttaacccaaaTTTGCAAAAAGGCTTCTAGCCGACTCTTCTGTAAAATTCAATGTTATATgcttaagctaaatacacaccaggcaaccgttgaagcaacggttgcagcaacgtgttgcctttgttaaagaaacacgttgcgaccgttgcttcaatctcagtattgtgtataactgtggtgcaggaaaggtacaagcggaagatacgtaaaattaaattttttaaatgatcgacgaaatacgtaaaattacttctcttattataattgacgaacttttgtacgaaaatgaggaagaagagatgcaacaaaagaagagaaaaaaaaatctggtccaaaaattggcttttaaaaaaatcgaattttcgaacgagaggctgctgaaagaactgaaggaaaatgagccagcggactataaaaattacatgaggatggacgaaggcctgtttagaaaattgttggacttcgtaaaggccaaaacaacgaaacaagataccataatgagagaggcaatatcagcagaaattagactggcaataactttgcggtatcttgcaacaggaaacgcttttgcggacttgaaatttttatcaattttattgtattcattttttaattgttcgtatgtatctaaaatttttatttttatatttttcactacttatatcccacagctctctcaaatttttatattcgttaataaaattaacataatttttattattttcaattgccatattttcctttttcactttattgttattcttattctttgcttgtgttcaacgaactgaacgagtaaaagcagtaaacaatgatacacacgaagcaacggttgcagcaacctatcccaaaaatcaaatttatttgatatttcaggcaacggttgcagcaacacgaaaatcatttggcaacacagctacacacgaggcaacggttgcttcaacatggccgtgttgctgcaacggttgcctggtgtgtatttagctttataGTTTCGAAAATGTTTCTGAATTCTAAACTAACCTTTTTGGTGAACGTCTCTGGATGCGAACTTTGTTCTTATTTGAGGTGTCTGGCAACACGCTAAATCGTTAAATTACACAACTTTagcaataaattacttaaaaactataagcctccggaggATGCGGTTTTCAGTTTAAAGATTGGGATACACCACTCTATCCCCCTGTACAACTTTGTTTTATACTTAACACATTTATACATCATactaaagttttccattattacTTTTGCTGGAACACACCCACCCAATGTGTCAAAAATATGTGCTACTTGATTTTTATACTTTGGTGGCAGTGTGTGTAAATTTTGCACAATTCCTATACATTATCTGTGCCTATACTGTGTAAATACAGTAGATATGTGAAAGAGCAACAGTGttcattaaaacaataaaataaatttgaagaacTTTACTTTCAAGATACCCTTGCGCTAAGGGATTTAAAGgaatgaataaaaattgcaGCAAAGATTGTTTGGGGCTTTGTTTACGGATAACGGCACTTCATCAGACTTGGAAGTGGTTACATCAAACAATTGCGTTACACGAATATTTGATCTCTGTTACGGCAACGAATTCGGTAGACGCATATTTTGATAAGACATTTGATGTATTTCAAGGTCGCCAAAGAACAAATTAGAGCATCTGAAGTATTTATGTGGTcatattatttctaatttttacgaGAGGACATTtccaaaatttgataaaaaaaaactgaatattgaatagtaaaataaatacattaattgATATTGTATATTGGCAAGTTAAGAGTTGACATTGCGATGATCACCTTAATTTCCAAAGCCTACCAAAGAGGTGGTAACAAATTTTCGCTCTTTGGATTTGAGGAAAATTATATTAGAAgatcgaaaaattatttttacacgaGCTGTACAGATCAACAAACTTCGGATAGACATGGATTACCACCGTCGTCGTTTGTAACAAATCCGGCGAAGAAAAACTCTTCGAGCGTTTTAAGTTCTTCAACAATAAACTGTGAAGATATAAAAAAGTCTGTTTTCATTTCACAGTCGTATGATATATTCACGAATTTGGCTCTAGAGGATTGGTTATACAGGCACTTTGATTTCCGTATTCACCACGTATTATTATTATGGGTTAATGATCCATGTGTTGTGATAGGTCGCCATCAAAATCCTTTTATGGAAACAAATGTTTCAGAATTGAATTCACAAGGAGTTACAGTTGCTCGTCGTAACAGTGGCGGTGGAGCCGTGTACCATGATCGGGGAAATCTGAATTGTACGTTTTTTACACCACGCGAACGTTATAATCGGTCGTATAACTTGAATATTTTAACACGGGCTCTCTTTCGAGAATGGGCCATAAAATCAGAAATAAATGAACGTGATGATATTTGTATTAACAAGAAAAAGGTAAGTCTAATTATAATGGCTTAATTTTCAGAAGTTTGAGGCACTGTCATGAAGAAAAATGATTCGATTCTGGGTCGTTATCCAATAGCTGAGGACACTATTACATCATTTCTTACTCGTTCTTTATCAAATAGAAATGATGTTTTCTCCAACTGCTCTAGCCTGGATTTTAACGACCTGTTGTCTTTTTTAAGGTCAGCAATTTCATggttatatagggtgggccatgtaaaatttgctttttgaatcggctataaaaataaactaatcaatattttttcaattttttttttttattttgaagattgaacattgtcatttatgaatgaaaaataatatcgttcaaatgactgccacgactggctttacagcaggccattcgatcaacccaactaccattcccatggcagccggttccacgttaccggaatgactcgggtttttcccgaccaagggctgccgccccagtatactagtCCTGTGTAGTGTATCGTATATCACCCtaccccttacgtcacaggagcaaactctcgcagcaatactgctccaaatgcttctcctcagggctggagtcgaatccaaccctgggccagaggtattctactgctgcgtctgccacaaacggcttcacccgaactccacctcggttaggtgcaataagtgcaacgggtggagccaccttaagacctgttcaggccttaagtcgcacagggagtggtccacacggtatgtggccacgtgttgctcccgccagcaggcgtctgatgcctccacggctactacacctcctgataggccggcactaccaaccgccatcacaacccacacctccacggtgaggagcctatcggagcaacacaactccccttcaacccctcccctcccttcctgctccaaccccagtgtggggacaaaccagcagctcctggttccccgtaatacctcggaatctggtatcagtccaatgcaatttctgcaatggctggtgccattttcggagatgttccgacctgcgcaccacccgtgagtggacaactgcctacgttgccccctgctgcagagctctgcacccaccACCGCCCATggaggcgcggccgcccaccaccatcaggccccaacaaccacagtggattgcgcaacaggtccaacgtagacaaccccacgcgtccctcaccccccggatTACACAGACCTCACCGAGAAGCTTCAAACTTCTCCAGtttaactgcaacggacttacgagtaaggtcgacgagattGTTAACTttatgagccggcacagtattaaaatagctgcggtccaagaaacaaagttgcactctaggtcatctctgatcaccagggatggctataacgtgcacagacacgatcgggagcgagacaatggtggtggcctagcgtttatagtccaccacacagtgcagtatcgtctcatcgatgaaggaatcgaccgcagggacagcaccttagaatgtcaaggcatagctgtccggtcaggcgattccgagctcgaaatatttaacatacatatatataccccttgtcacctgctgcccggcaggatatcaccctgatataggtgcgctcatcagaagtgaaaaccgattggttgtaggtgactttaatgcgcatcacgatctttggcattcaaatgatcgtaggggaccgcaattggcagagcagatagacgactcgacattcagcactgtgaacgacgacgcccctaCCAGagtagtgggcaattgtagcagctcgcctgacctaacaatagctagcgcgggtctgataaatagcataacgtggcgacctatgctatcgcttgcatcagaccacttgcccattgttgtctcatttcccagccgaagcagccagtttagcaaacgagcgtgaccacctacgccaggccgatcccggggatccccgcataagggatctcaatttggagatccggcaactggtaaatcaacataagcggaccaaatgggttgagcacctgaagacctgtaacctcacctctggggtgtgtaagctctggtccaccgttaggtccctgtcgaacccgacgaagcacaacgacaaggtggctatcaccttcaacggttgtacttcgtcggacccgaagagatgcgcgagctattttagccagattttcatactgcatcctccgggcgacagaGCCAAACGTCGtgttaccagaaggctgcacaaactgacgaacgacagtgcgccacttactttctccggtgatgaggttcagggggccatcaacaagtcgaaatcatcgaaagccattggccctgacggattaaacgcgctgatgctgaagcatctgggacccctgggagtaggattcctcacaagggtcttcaatttgtccctggccactctcatcatccctgacaagtggaaagcagggagagtggtcccactactgaaacctgggaaacccgccaaccaaggggagtcctatcggccgataactctcctttcctcagtagtgaagacacttgaagccctcctactcccactcttcacgacacACCTGGCCTCaaccccacatcagcacggattccgacgagtgcacagcaccaccactgcactcaccgccataaacgcccagataaatcgcgggcttaaccaaaaccgcccctgcgagaggactgtcctagtagcgttggacctaaagaaggctttcgatacagtcagccattccaccctactagatgatatttatcagtcgacactcccaccAGGGCTGAaaaggtggtccgcgaactacctgagcggtcggcactcgtcagtgatttttcgagatcaaagcagaggaagattaagcaaggtgtaccgcagggtggtgtcctttctcccttgctttttaacttctacatctcgaagctcccccaaccaccagcgggagtttccctgatctcatacgctgacgactgcacgataatggcgtcgggcaatgacatcgatggcctgtgttccaaagtgaacaactacctcaccgacctttctcgctttttcactgcgaggaatctccaactttccccaaccaagtccacggcgacccttttcaccacctggacaaaggaggtcaagctgtcccttaaggtaaaagtcgacgacacaccaataccgactgtaaataaccccaaaattttgggtgtaacctttgacagcttgctctccttctctgcgcatacaaccgcaattgccacaaaagtccaaaatcgcaacaaggtccccaaatcgctggccggcagcacttggggcaaagacaaggaactgttgctttcgacatataaggcaattggccggccggttctaaactaagCTGcgtctgtctggtcgcctggtactagtgattcgcagtggacaaagctacagacatgtcaaaataccgccattcggacagcgcccggtgcctcctgatgtcacccatccaacatctacacaacgaggcacaaatgctcccagtagcggagcacaacaaactgctcagcaagcaggtctgcaggggtgaaacctgagccgcctcccaggcacgtcaggagacacctccaaGACTACGCCGATGAAATCCAGGACATAACTGACCGAAACCTACTGggccggacagtatttagacagtcattaaacgacattcaccgggagaccgttaccaccttcatgaactcccgtcctgtgaatgccgtaatcggagccccccaccacctatcgcagatgaagagctccatcttccccgtgagactcgtgtaacattggcacaattacgttctgttactgtagcaggttaaactcctacatatacagaatcgaccccgacacaccaaacacatgtccggcatgtgaaggtaccccgcacgacactaaccacctcttcacatgccccctcaaaccgactcatctaacccccctctccatctggacccaacctgtcgaaacagcatgtttcctgggcctacccttagatgagctacgcgaagacgaccgatgatatacttacactgacagggctacctatgctgttaaaacaacaacaacaacagctacggtggccgctacatttttatgaggagctttttcatggcagaaatatacgaAACTGTGGCAGAAAAATACGAAACTGTTGATATTTTccctaaattaaaaatttttacgaagaaacaatattttaaagTGGAACATttatatgatatatatgtattatatgtattcaTGTATATTTATTCTTTCTTCGTAGCTTTCTGGAACTGCTGCAAAACTTGGGTACCCAAATGCTTATCATCATTGTACACTGTTGGCTAATACTAATAAACTGAGTCTTGGAACATGTTTAAGCAAAGGAAAGGTAATTTCTTTAATAAGATATTGCAGACAGACATTAGCCGAGCATGTGTAgttcaacaaaacaaatttagtttAAGCAAAATTCAAATGTTCATATGGGCTGAACGGTATTCAAAAGAAGAAGTTTTGGTTGAGTTGGAATTGAAGACGAAAGTCCAAAGTAAACAATGCAAATATCCACATGATACTTGCGGATATGAGCATATCAACAAATGAGacaccaacaacaaacacaaaatgTTAACAATTGAAAGGCGATATGCTTCTGAGGAATTTTCAATGATTACTTATATCATCAAAGAGTCAAACGACATGAAAAGGAAACGCACTCTCTCAGTGAATATTTATGCAACTTGTATTTGTCTTTTAAATGAAATCCGAATGTATTCCACGTATAACATTGCAAGAATAAGCAGTAGTGCCATCAAAGCTGAAAAACATGGGTTAcattaatttaagttaaatgCTTGCCTATGTGAGGGCCCACTTGGGGTTAAGTTTAAGAGTTATGGGAAGACCAAACGATGTCTTTTTTGTGGTGGTGCTAACCGCTTCATACTATTGATAAAATTAATCAGGTGTGTCATATCTGAACCGGCTATATCCAAGACAAGATGTTTAAATCTCAGTCCATCAAGAGCAGTACTGCAAAGGGGAAGGTGTTCAGATGGTTCCACCTCCCCCTCCAGGCAGCTGCTGGGGAAAGGATTCACCGTGAGGATACCCCTTCCAACTACCCGCCCTAACCCCTATGCGAGGGCAAACCGGCAGCCTTTGGTACCGCACACAGTCTCTTGCGTGTGTCCGACCAGAGTACCTCAGAATCTGACATCAGCCCAATGCAActcttgcaatggctggtgccaatATCGGCAATACTCTGGCCTGCGCACCATCCGAGATTGAACACgtgactacgttgccccctgcgtCCCCAAACGCCCACTGTGACGTGGCCTTacgacaaataataaataaataaccccTTTATTGTGCGGTCCCTTATCCTTATTAGTTCCTGAAGTATAGCTTAACATGTCTTTAAATTTCGTTAAGATACtcgatttttctcaaaattgcaTGTGAGCGAACGGAATATCGGACGATATCTAATACTTTACTCGACGTATTCATTTTCTAAGTGGACATGGACGTGGACGATTAATGCTcatcctcaaaaagtttttttaagtacTATAATCCAATTTCCTTGTTTTTCGacgttaataataaaattaagtcaGTTTTTACTCATAAAATCCATTTTAACTATGACTGTGCGCCATtatttaagtatatatttaatagtacttaatatttttagagGTTAGTAATAATGTACACTGGTTAGTTAATTGataaacaaaattgattttcaGGTTAATTACATTACCAACTCTACTCCTTCTGTACGTTCGcccattaaaaatttatgtgaaCTAAATCGGAATGTCAATATTTCGCAATTGATATCTGCGATTGGTTATGAATACCTGAGAACTTCTGCTACCGAGTTAGAAGATGGCGGCAACCAACAAATTATGAAGCAACGTGGTTTTCAACTAATCAATCCGACGGAAAAGTGGTTCCCAGGAATCGATGATTTAAGAACAGAGTTCACTTCCTGGGAATGGATTTATGGAAGAACTCCAAAATTCTCCgtggaaaaagaattatttttaaaggatAACGataaacaacataaaataatCCTAAATGTGGAAGTGGAAAAGGTATGTAAATCACTCAGTTTATCGCAACATTTCAATATATTGATTTAAATTGTAGGGTATAATCAATGACGTAACTATTACGATGCCAAATAAGGAACGTCTACCGGTGGTATCCAGTTTGCACCATAAATGCTACAGTGAatcgaatttaaataaaattttgaacgcGTTAAAGCTAGCTTCCACTGATAACATAATGCAAGCTATCAACGGTCATTaatactttaataaataaatggcctTTCATCTTTATTGttaataaatgtttataaaaaattgtgattgTTTCACGTTTCATAACAAATAAGTGACCATCGTTTCATAACAAATAAGTTCCATTCGGAAGTGCCTGAATTCAAACACACTGTAGGTATGAAACATAAAGTGATAGAAAACAGTTTATCTAAtggtgtatttttgccatgaaaagctcctcataaagaacACCTGCCGTTCGGGGGAggctaaaactgtaggttcctccatttgagGATCAATATCAAGACGCCCTCAACAaattggaagaggagctcggtcaaacacccaataaagggtgtaagcactAATTATAAGCGTAtaagtacttatgtatatacagcctggttcacttgattagaggcaatgATTTTTATTGACGCAACTGTATTCGAACTAGTGACACAAGggtttctgataattcaagAGACGACTGTActcgaaaataaatatacaacaaaatagTATTTCCTCTAACtatatttcgcagcagtaaaacttcagcaCCTGTAATActgtgcttgatttattggttcactttGTAGAAATAGGTGGAATAAACAAGAACAACCGTTCTCGATGAAGTAAGACAGAGAGTGGGTTTACTGAAcagtttacttatttataagtaacggaaaattatatatacatacgtatttagGTACTTCAATGCTTCTTATATACTAAAGAGAAACATTCTTGGATAGTATGAAAATAACTCAGGAAACGTATATAAAAAGAGAATAGAGAAAAAGCTGATACAATAAACAATAAGCGACTTAAACATTAGGACACTTAACATTTCCACTTTTATTGATCAGGTCATTCTTATGTTCCTTCAATATTTAAAagatattttagtttattacaGTTTTGctttttaagatgttttgtaAAGATGTCTGCTAGCTGCTTGTTTGTTGgtacatatttcaaaataaaaccacCGCCCTCATATACCTCTCGGATGAACTGTACCTTGACCTCAATATGCTTGGTTCGCCTGTGGTATTGAGAATGTTTGACCAGATTAAAGGCGCTCTGATTGTCCAAATATAATTGGATGTTGTGCAGAAGTCGCATAACACACTTAATAGACGTTGTACCCAAATAAGTTCCTTTACACTTATGCATATTGCAATGTACTCGGCTTCGGTTGTGGAAAGCGCTACTGTTGCTGGAATTCTCGAAGACCATGATACCGGTCCACCGCAGAACATTATTACATAACCTCCACTTGAACGTCTAGTGCAAACATCTCAAGCAAAGTCCGAGTCGCTGTAGCACTTCAAAGATAAATCATTAGATTTTGCGAAACATATACTTTTATTAATTGTTCttcgcaaatatttaaaaactctttTAACAGCAACGATGTGTTCCCTCTGGTAAGCGTAATTCGGCCGTACCTTGTCTTTTGCATTTTGAAGTATGCCTTCTGTTGGAGTTCTAACTGGCTTGGCATCCAACATGTTAAATCGCTGTAACACTTTTCTAGCAAAAGCATCCTGTTCGATAAAAATGTTGTCTTCCTCACGAGTTATCTGCATACCCAGGTAAAATATTGTGTCGAAAATTTTAATCTCGAATTCACCTTTCAAATAAGTAATCAGTTCATCAATTGCATATATGGCAAGTATAAGCTTTGATTTATTAATATCGCCTACAAATACGCTCGGATCAGCCTGACAATGTTTCAGATTAAATACTTCCAACATTTGTGTACTTCCAGCATCTGCAAGCTTGCTCAAAccgtaaatgttttatttaacttgCACACCCTACCGGAATAATCCTCATAGCCTATAGGTTGGTGCATGTAAATTTCTTCTTCAAGTTTTCCGTACAAAAACACTCTTTTAGCATCGAATTGCGCCTTGAACCCTTCAATTTCAcctttttcatttcgttttattttgaaTACATATCTATTGGAAATAGTTTCTTTATTGCCAGGAAGACTTCCCAAGTCCCAAGTTTTATTATTGA
The sequence above is drawn from the Anastrepha obliqua isolate idAnaObli1 chromosome 4, idAnaObli1_1.0, whole genome shotgun sequence genome and encodes:
- the LOC129245491 gene encoding uncharacterized protein LOC129245491; its protein translation is MNKNCSKDCLGLCLRITALHQTWKWLHQTIALHEYLISVTATNSVDAYFDKTFDVFQGRQRTN
- the LOC129245490 gene encoding lipoyltransferase 1, mitochondrial, with product MITLISKAYQRGGNKFSLFGFEENYIRRSKNYFYTSCTDQQTSDRHGLPPSSFVTNPAKKNSSSVLSSSTINCEDIKKSVFISQSYDIFTNLALEDWLYRHFDFRIHHVLLLWVNDPCVVIGRHQNPFMETNVSELNSQGVTVARRNSGGGAVYHDRGNLNCTFFTPRERYNRSYNLNILTRALFREWAIKSEINERDDICINKKKLSGTAAKLGYPNAYHHCTLLANTNKLSLGTCLSKGKVNYITNSTPSVRSPIKNLCELNRNVNISQLISAIGYEYLRTSATELEDGGNQQIMKQRGFQLINPTEKWFPGIDDLRTEFTSWEWIYGRTPKFSVEKELFLKDNDKQHKIILNVEVEKGIINDVTITMPNKERLPVVSSLHHKCYSESNLNKILNALKLASTDNIMQAINGH